A genomic region of Limnohabitans curvus contains the following coding sequences:
- the chrA gene encoding chromate efflux transporter yields MTHTSHDHTAPAPVSLASAFWFWLKLGFISFGGPAGQIAILHQELVERRRWLSERRFLHALNYCMVLPGPEAQQLVTYIGWLMHKRWGGVVAGALFVLPSLGILIALSWVYIAFGDVPWVAGLFFGIKPAITAIVVQAAHRIGSRALKNNVLWAIAAASFVAIFALDVPFPFIVGVAAAVGYVGGRVSPHTFQTGGGHGASNASYGPALIDDHTPTPAHAHFSYAGLVQVLLAGAVLWAVPMGVLCAVFGWDHSFTQMGWFFTKAALLTFGGAYAVLPYVYQGAVGQFGWVTPTQMMDGLALGETTPGPLIMVVAFVAFIGGYVKALLGPESLFAAGALAACLVTWFTFLPSFIFILAGGPLVESTHRNLKFTAPLTAITAAVVGVVLNLALFFGYHLLWPEGFAGAFDVRSALIAIAAAVALFKYKRGVMEVITLCALVGLAIKLIPL; encoded by the coding sequence ATGACTCACACCTCACACGATCACACAGCCCCTGCCCCTGTCAGCCTGGCCAGCGCCTTTTGGTTTTGGCTCAAGCTAGGCTTCATCAGCTTTGGTGGACCTGCGGGGCAAATTGCCATCCTGCATCAAGAGCTGGTGGAACGCCGCCGTTGGTTGTCTGAGCGACGCTTCTTGCACGCACTCAACTACTGCATGGTGTTGCCTGGGCCTGAAGCACAACAGTTGGTCACGTACATCGGCTGGCTCATGCACAAGCGTTGGGGCGGCGTGGTGGCGGGAGCGTTGTTTGTGTTGCCGTCGTTGGGCATCCTCATTGCGCTGTCGTGGGTGTACATCGCGTTTGGCGATGTGCCTTGGGTGGCCGGTTTGTTCTTTGGCATCAAGCCTGCGATCACGGCCATCGTGGTGCAAGCGGCCCATCGCATTGGTTCGCGTGCGCTGAAGAACAACGTGTTGTGGGCCATCGCTGCGGCATCATTTGTGGCCATCTTTGCACTCGATGTGCCCTTTCCGTTCATCGTGGGTGTGGCGGCTGCCGTGGGCTATGTGGGTGGCCGCGTGTCGCCTCACACCTTTCAAACCGGCGGTGGGCATGGTGCCTCCAACGCTTCGTATGGCCCTGCCTTGATTGACGACCACACGCCCACACCGGCACATGCGCATTTCAGCTACGCAGGTTTGGTCCAAGTATTGTTGGCCGGTGCCGTGTTGTGGGCCGTGCCCATGGGCGTGCTGTGTGCGGTGTTTGGTTGGGACCACAGCTTCACGCAAATGGGTTGGTTCTTCACCAAAGCGGCCTTGCTCACTTTTGGTGGCGCGTATGCCGTACTGCCCTATGTGTACCAAGGTGCGGTCGGTCAGTTTGGCTGGGTCACACCCACACAAATGATGGACGGCTTGGCCTTGGGCGAAACCACACCCGGTCCGCTCATCATGGTGGTGGCGTTTGTGGCGTTCATCGGTGGTTATGTCAAAGCGCTGCTGGGGCCTGAGAGTTTGTTCGCTGCAGGTGCCTTGGCCGCTTGCCTCGTGACGTGGTTCACGTTCTTGCCCTCGTTCATTTTCATCTTGGCGGGCGGCCCCTTGGTCGAGAGCACGCACCGTAACCTCAAATTCACCGCCCCCCTCACCGCCATCACTGCGGCGGTGGTCGGCGTTGTGCTCAACCTCGCTTTGTTCTTTGGCTACCACCTGTTGTGGCCCGAAGGTTTTGCAGGTGCGTTTGATGTGCGCTCGGCACTCATTGCCATCGCGGCAGCAGTGGCCTTGTTCAAATACAAACGCGGCGTGATGGAAGTCATCACCCTGTGTGCCTTGGTGGGTTTGGCCATCAAGCTCATTCCGCTTTAA
- a CDS encoding oxidative damage protection protein, producing MSRTVQCIKLGTEAEGLDLPPYPGELGKRIWESVSKQAWADWIKQQTMLVNENRLNLADLRAREYLKRQMEKHFFGDGADAVQGYVPPSA from the coding sequence ATGTCACGCACCGTTCAATGCATCAAACTCGGCACCGAAGCAGAGGGCCTCGACTTGCCACCGTACCCAGGCGAGCTGGGCAAGCGCATTTGGGAAAGCGTCAGCAAGCAAGCTTGGGCCGATTGGATCAAGCAACAAACCATGTTGGTGAACGAAAACCGTTTGAACTTGGCCGACCTGCGCGCCCGTGAATACCTGAAGCGTCAAATGGAAAAACATTTCTTTGGCGACGGCGCTGACGCCGTGCAAGGCTACGTGCCGCCGAGCGCATAA
- a CDS encoding SixA phosphatase family protein: MDLILWRHAEAEVAPEGGDDLSRSLTKKGERQAMRMAAWLDRHLPEGTRVLVSPSRRTQQTVAPLGRKFKLRDELVPETSVEDVLHLLKWHPETGPQLKGPVLLVGHQPYLGELVAKLLGMQEHTCPVRKGGVWWLRTRLRDGQPQTVLLTVACPELTSSSWDDRS; encoded by the coding sequence ATGGATTTGATTTTGTGGCGTCATGCAGAAGCAGAAGTTGCCCCTGAGGGCGGTGACGACTTGTCGCGCTCACTCACCAAGAAAGGCGAGCGTCAAGCCATGCGTATGGCAGCTTGGCTAGACCGTCATTTGCCTGAAGGCACGCGGGTGTTGGTCAGTCCCTCACGGCGCACGCAACAAACTGTTGCACCCTTGGGTCGTAAATTTAAATTGCGCGATGAATTGGTGCCTGAAACATCCGTGGAGGATGTGCTGCACCTTTTGAAGTGGCACCCCGAAACTGGGCCGCAACTCAAGGGGCCTGTCTTGTTGGTGGGGCATCAACCTTATTTGGGCGAGCTGGTGGCCAAGCTGCTGGGCATGCAAGAGCACACATGCCCTGTGCGCAAGGGCGGCGTGTGGTGGTTGCGCACCCGCCTACGCGACGGTCAACCCCAAACGGTGTTGCTGACCGTCGCATGTCCTGAACTTACTTCGAGTTCTTGGGACGACCGGTCTTGA
- the ppx gene encoding exopolyphosphatase has translation MKHGTLLAAIDLGSNSFRLEIGRYDHGQIQRVAYLKETVRQGNGLDDDRNLTEEAMQRGWDCLARFAERLAGFKKSQVRAVATQTLREAKNREAFLMKGCEILGFPIEVIAGPEEARLIYQGVAHMLPSDNERRLVIDIGGRSTELVLGQGLDARETASFRVGSVAWSMTYFPTGEFTEQAFYRAEIAAQAVLEEAISAYPRDQWQKAYGASGTVGAVADILALSGFPEGEISLEGLDWLVKCLVRAGQASKVQLEGLKDDRRAVIGGGVSVLRALMTLLQITKLHVAQGALRHGVLFEMVEREDHNTDTRDLSIQRLAVKFSVDTTQGQRVGRVAVHLLQFMYPKLSSDEATHMERRCRKLSWAAQLHEVGVAISHSDYHKHGAYILDNADLLGFSMPELHRLGLLVLGQRGKLKKLEAELEETEFAKLLMALRLSLILCHARKDPEHQILKLHCDDHKQRITLTASDAWVNDYPQSTHLLKQESASWQKTPWAFEFVTNK, from the coding sequence ATGAAACACGGCACACTCCTCGCAGCGATTGATTTAGGCTCCAACAGCTTCCGTCTCGAAATTGGTCGCTATGACCACGGTCAAATTCAGCGTGTGGCCTACCTCAAAGAAACGGTGCGTCAAGGCAATGGCTTAGACGACGACCGTAACCTCACCGAAGAAGCCATGCAGCGCGGTTGGGACTGTTTGGCACGATTCGCAGAGCGGTTGGCTGGGTTCAAAAAATCACAGGTCCGCGCTGTGGCGACACAGACGTTGCGCGAAGCCAAAAACCGTGAAGCGTTTTTGATGAAGGGCTGTGAAATTTTGGGCTTCCCCATCGAAGTCATCGCAGGTCCCGAAGAAGCACGCCTGATTTACCAAGGCGTCGCCCACATGCTGCCAAGCGACAACGAACGTCGATTGGTGATTGACATTGGCGGACGCTCCACCGAGCTGGTGCTAGGCCAAGGCTTAGACGCTAGAGAAACTGCCTCGTTCCGAGTGGGCAGCGTGGCATGGTCGATGACGTATTTCCCTACGGGCGAGTTCACAGAACAAGCGTTTTACCGCGCTGAAATTGCCGCACAAGCTGTGCTTGAAGAAGCCATCTCCGCGTACCCACGTGACCAATGGCAAAAAGCCTACGGTGCATCAGGCACGGTAGGTGCGGTGGCCGACATCTTGGCTTTGTCTGGTTTCCCTGAAGGCGAAATCAGCTTAGAAGGTTTGGATTGGTTGGTGAAGTGCTTGGTTCGCGCAGGCCAAGCCAGCAAAGTTCAACTCGAAGGTCTGAAAGACGACCGCCGCGCCGTGATTGGTGGTGGCGTGAGTGTCTTGCGCGCTTTGATGACGCTGCTGCAAATCACAAAGCTGCATGTGGCACAAGGTGCCTTGCGCCATGGCGTGTTGTTTGAAATGGTGGAACGCGAAGATCACAACACAGACACGCGCGATTTGTCGATTCAACGGTTGGCTGTGAAATTCTCAGTCGATACCACCCAAGGCCAGCGCGTGGGTCGTGTGGCCGTGCACCTGTTGCAGTTCATGTACCCCAAGCTGAGCAGCGATGAAGCCACGCACATGGAACGACGGTGCCGCAAACTGAGCTGGGCTGCTCAGCTGCACGAGGTAGGTGTTGCGATTTCTCATAGCGACTACCACAAGCATGGCGCTTACATCCTAGACAACGCTGACCTTTTGGGCTTTAGCATGCCCGAGCTTCACCGATTGGGCTTGTTGGTTTTGGGCCAACGCGGCAAGCTCAAAAAATTAGAAGCCGAACTGGAAGAAACCGAATTTGCCAAACTGCTGATGGCCTTGCGCCTAAGCCTGATTCTTTGCCACGCGCGCAAAGACCCCGAACACCAAATATTGAAGCTGCACTGCGATGATCACAAGCAACGCATCACCCTGACCGCTTCTGATGCATGGGTCAATGACTATCCGCAATCGACGCACTTACTGAAACAAGAAAGCGCCTCATGGCAAAAAACACCTTGGGCATTTGAGTTTGTGACAAACAAGTGA
- a CDS encoding PhoX family protein yields MNTFDENDQRNHPRPEDTDFSHMVNTLLSRRQLLGAAGAGVGLFLGGQGLAHAAPASANAGLRIGFTPIAANSLDTITVPAGYQWRVLASWGDAILPGGTAFDPATRGTAISQGLSIGDNNDGMSFFSLGADHGVIAVNNEYANYEYLFVNGRCNSIEDTRKAQAAHGVSVFEVRRMGGVWKLQPQARLNRRITTNTDMRLSGPAAGSALLKTQADPTGTVALGTFNNCANGRTPWGTYLTCEENFNGYFGTAESLPQNVAENAAFKRYGISAKGAGLNWHPFDGRFDLAKNPNEPNRFGWVVEIDPMDPTSTPIKRTALGRIKHENAEVVVNADGHVVVYMGDDEKGEHIYKFVSAKKFDAKNPKANRDLLDEGTLYVARFTTVDGKAQGDGEWLELTHGKNGLTAEAGFKDQAEVLVHTRLAATVVGATTMDRPEWIAAHPTQAQVYVTLTNNSDRGTKPNQAVNGPNPRAKNVYGQIVRWTPKGNDHTANQFTWDIFALAGNPTLHKDAYAGSANITPDNMFNSPDGLAFDRDGRLWIQTDGDYSNAKDFAGMGNNQMLCANPVTGDIKRFLVGPVACEITGMAFTPDHKTMFVGIQHPGEKLAASHFPQGGDAVPRSSIIAISRRDGGVVGA; encoded by the coding sequence ATGAATACCTTTGACGAAAACGACCAACGCAACCATCCACGTCCGGAGGACACTGATTTCAGCCACATGGTGAACACCCTGTTGAGCCGTCGCCAATTGCTGGGCGCAGCAGGGGCGGGAGTGGGTTTGTTCTTGGGCGGTCAAGGTTTGGCGCACGCGGCCCCCGCAAGCGCGAACGCTGGCCTACGCATTGGCTTCACACCCATTGCCGCCAATTCTTTGGACACCATCACCGTGCCTGCAGGCTACCAGTGGCGCGTGTTGGCTTCGTGGGGCGATGCCATCCTGCCTGGTGGCACTGCGTTTGACCCCGCCACGCGCGGCACAGCCATCAGCCAAGGTTTGTCCATCGGCGACAACAACGATGGCATGAGCTTTTTCAGCTTGGGCGCTGACCACGGTGTGATTGCCGTCAACAACGAATACGCCAATTACGAATACCTGTTTGTCAACGGCCGTTGCAACAGCATCGAAGACACCCGCAAAGCACAAGCTGCCCATGGCGTGAGCGTGTTTGAAGTGCGTCGCATGGGGGGCGTGTGGAAGCTGCAACCCCAGGCCCGCTTGAACCGTCGTATCACGACTAACACCGACATGCGTTTGAGCGGCCCCGCCGCAGGCAGCGCTTTGTTGAAAACCCAAGCCGACCCCACAGGCACCGTGGCCTTGGGCACGTTCAACAACTGCGCCAATGGCCGCACGCCATGGGGCACGTACTTGACTTGCGAAGAAAACTTCAACGGCTACTTTGGCACCGCCGAGAGCCTGCCCCAGAATGTGGCTGAGAACGCCGCTTTCAAACGCTACGGCATCAGTGCCAAAGGTGCGGGCCTGAACTGGCACCCCTTCGATGGTCGATTCGATTTAGCCAAGAATCCCAACGAACCCAACCGTTTTGGCTGGGTGGTCGAGATTGACCCGATGGACCCCACCAGCACGCCCATCAAGCGCACGGCCTTGGGCCGTATCAAACACGAGAACGCTGAGGTGGTGGTGAACGCCGACGGCCATGTGGTGGTCTACATGGGCGACGACGAAAAGGGCGAGCACATTTACAAATTTGTGTCTGCTAAAAAGTTCGATGCCAAGAATCCAAAAGCCAATCGCGATTTGCTGGACGAGGGCACCTTGTATGTGGCGCGCTTCACCACGGTGGACGGCAAAGCCCAAGGCGATGGTGAATGGCTGGAACTGACCCATGGCAAAAATGGCTTGACCGCAGAGGCGGGTTTCAAAGACCAAGCTGAAGTGCTGGTACACACACGTTTGGCTGCCACGGTGGTGGGCGCCACCACCATGGACCGCCCCGAGTGGATTGCGGCGCACCCCACACAAGCGCAGGTGTATGTGACCCTCACCAACAACAGCGACCGCGGCACCAAGCCAAACCAAGCGGTGAACGGTCCCAACCCACGCGCCAAAAACGTGTACGGCCAAATCGTGCGTTGGACACCTAAAGGCAATGACCACACGGCCAACCAATTCACATGGGACATCTTTGCGTTGGCAGGCAACCCCACACTGCACAAAGACGCCTATGCAGGCTCGGCCAACATCACGCCCGACAACATGTTCAACAGCCCTGACGGTTTGGCCTTTGACCGCGATGGCCGCTTGTGGATTCAAACCGATGGCGACTACAGCAACGCCAAAGATTTCGCAGGCATGGGGAACAACCAAATGTTGTGTGCCAACCCTGTGACAGGCGACATCAAACGTTTCTTGGTCGGGCCAGTCGCATGTGAAATCACTGGCATGGCGTTCACGCCTGACCATAAGACGATGTTTGTGGGTATTCAACACCCAGGTGAAAAGTTGGCAGCTTCGCACTTTCCACAAGGGGGCGATGCCGTGCCGCGTTCATCCATCATCGCCATCTCACGCCGCGATGGTGGCGTGGTGGGCGCTTAA
- a CDS encoding leucine-rich repeat-containing protein kinase family protein, which produces MHTLEQLRRGELAGIERLQLRCGLTEFPREIFELADSLEILDLSGNQLSALPDDLPRLHKLRVIFCSDNPFTELPEVLGQCQQLSMVGFKANRIAHVSPKALPPMLRWLILTDNALTEFPAEIGQCTKMQKLALAGNHLRRLPPELAKCSRLELLRISANALTEFPSWLLNMPRLTWLAYASNPFCEHLESAAIANAPMQHIAWSQLQLQHQLGEGASGVIHQATLRTREGEQAVAVKLFKGAVTSDGLPDCEMAACMHAGAHPHLVSAMARVVEHPDDKQALVMPLIPPEFGNLADPPSLESCTRDVYPTHPRFGWPATLRMAIGMASVTQHLHARGILHGDLYAHNILHTSEGNALLSDFGAAAFFDADDAALAQGLEKLEVRALGCLLEELTMQCDAASAHSQTRQLQALAQLAQRCLHDTPSQRPSLAQVCAELAALSH; this is translated from the coding sequence ATGCACACCCTTGAACAACTGCGTCGTGGCGAACTGGCTGGCATCGAACGCTTGCAACTGCGCTGCGGCTTGACCGAGTTTCCACGCGAAATTTTTGAATTGGCTGATTCGCTGGAAATCTTAGATTTATCGGGCAACCAACTGAGCGCCCTGCCCGATGACCTGCCACGCTTGCACAAGCTACGCGTGATTTTTTGCTCGGACAACCCGTTCACCGAATTGCCCGAAGTGCTGGGCCAATGTCAGCAGCTCAGCATGGTGGGCTTCAAAGCCAACCGCATCGCGCATGTCTCGCCCAAGGCTTTGCCTCCGATGTTGCGCTGGCTCATTCTCACGGACAACGCACTCACTGAATTTCCCGCTGAAATTGGGCAATGCACGAAGATGCAAAAGCTCGCACTGGCTGGCAATCATCTACGTCGCCTGCCACCAGAGCTGGCGAAGTGCAGCCGCTTAGAACTCCTTCGCATATCAGCCAATGCGTTGACTGAATTTCCCAGCTGGCTGCTCAACATGCCACGCTTGACTTGGCTGGCCTACGCAAGCAACCCATTCTGCGAACATTTGGAATCTGCGGCGATAGCCAATGCGCCCATGCAGCACATCGCGTGGTCTCAGCTACAACTGCAACACCAACTGGGTGAAGGCGCGTCTGGTGTGATTCACCAAGCCACTCTGCGGACTCGCGAAGGTGAACAAGCCGTAGCGGTGAAGCTATTCAAAGGTGCCGTCACCAGCGATGGCTTGCCTGACTGCGAAATGGCGGCCTGCATGCACGCAGGCGCGCATCCGCATTTGGTGTCGGCCATGGCGCGCGTGGTCGAACATCCAGACGACAAACAAGCCTTGGTCATGCCGCTGATCCCGCCCGAATTTGGCAACTTGGCAGACCCTCCCAGCTTAGAGAGTTGCACGCGTGATGTGTACCCCACCCACCCACGTTTTGGCTGGCCCGCCACACTGCGCATGGCCATTGGCATGGCATCCGTCACGCAGCACTTGCACGCACGCGGCATCTTGCATGGCGACTTGTACGCGCACAACATCTTGCACACGTCTGAAGGCAATGCCCTTTTGAGCGACTTTGGCGCTGCGGCATTTTTTGATGCGGACGATGCTGCACTTGCGCAGGGTTTGGAAAAACTCGAAGTACGTGCTCTGGGTTGTTTGCTGGAAGAACTGACGATGCAGTGTGACGCCGCGTCCGCTCATTCACAGACCCGCCAACTTCAAGCCTTGGCCCAACTCGCGCAACGGTGCTTGCATGACACACCATCCCAGCGCCCTAGCTTGGCGCAGGTGTGCGCCGAGCTAGCGGCCTTGAGCCACTGA
- a CDS encoding FAD-dependent oxidoreductase: protein MTRRNAWHGCNSWCHTQASFDELAFLRLWHDWTADAARPTHLHVVAHTAQPLQADALLTTAAAHTELLSFAQQLAEQCWGLLPGIHRLRFALNGDARRHTTETSQNSHSHARLSLTLCVGQHKDWPEFADVLRAHPMGLCTPPVDAPALNERTVTIIGAGIAGAGTARALAERGWQVTVLDAGDAPAAGASGLPVGVVAPHTSHDDSGVSRLSRAGLRLMEQTMRLLLTEGVDWGCTGVRERRLPGKTRRGGVPLSWLHEHAHTANDWTHKAPPPAPDDAYWHPHGAWLRPAQLVRALLAHPNIRWQGHAKVDALKCITHEKHEASNAPTPQTTNPAHLANTSASKWQVLQGNKVLVESSRVVLAAGPGSAALIATATEDGSAPRINPLRGQVSWGLMADVPAGTYMPATPVNGNGSFVHNITSPDGPAWYTGATYDRINGDARLLDADHAENLERLQALEPDTAAALAPLFATVGTDAPRVHGWAGVRCGVHDRLPMTGRVPNTPEGLYMNAAMGSRGLTLGLLCSELLATQWHGEPLPIEARLAKFLDATRFNK from the coding sequence GTGACGCGTCGCAACGCATGGCACGGCTGTAACAGCTGGTGCCACACCCAAGCCAGCTTTGACGAGCTGGCTTTTCTACGTCTGTGGCACGACTGGACCGCAGATGCTGCACGCCCCACGCACTTGCATGTGGTGGCACACACCGCACAGCCTTTGCAGGCAGATGCGTTGCTAACAACTGCCGCTGCACACACAGAGCTTCTTTCATTCGCACAACAACTGGCCGAACAATGCTGGGGCTTGCTGCCTGGCATACATCGCTTGCGGTTTGCGCTGAATGGCGATGCACGCCGCCACACGACTGAGACATCACAGAATTCGCACAGCCATGCCCGCCTTTCGCTCACGCTGTGCGTGGGTCAACACAAAGACTGGCCCGAGTTTGCCGACGTGCTACGCGCACACCCCATGGGCCTGTGCACCCCACCTGTCGATGCCCCCGCTTTGAACGAGCGCACCGTCACCATCATTGGTGCAGGCATTGCAGGCGCAGGCACAGCACGCGCACTGGCCGAACGCGGCTGGCAAGTGACGGTGCTGGATGCAGGGGATGCGCCTGCTGCGGGTGCATCGGGCTTGCCCGTGGGCGTGGTCGCGCCACACACCTCGCACGACGACAGTGGTGTGTCACGTCTCTCGCGTGCAGGCTTGCGACTCATGGAACAAACCATGCGCTTGTTGCTGACCGAAGGTGTGGATTGGGGTTGCACCGGCGTGCGTGAACGCCGCCTGCCCGGCAAAACCCGACGCGGCGGTGTGCCACTGAGCTGGCTCCACGAACACGCACATACCGCGAACGACTGGACACACAAAGCACCACCGCCCGCCCCCGATGACGCGTATTGGCACCCACACGGCGCGTGGCTCAGGCCTGCGCAATTGGTGCGTGCGTTGTTAGCTCATCCCAACATTCGTTGGCAAGGCCACGCGAAAGTGGATGCACTCAAGTGCATCACGCACGAGAAGCACGAGGCTTCCAACGCACCAACACCGCAGACCACAAATCCCGCTCACCTTGCAAACACAAGCGCATCAAAGTGGCAAGTTCTGCAAGGTAACAAAGTCTTAGTCGAGTCATCGCGCGTGGTGTTAGCAGCAGGCCCTGGCTCTGCGGCTCTCATTGCCACCGCCACTGAGGACGGCAGCGCACCGCGCATCAACCCGCTACGCGGACAGGTGTCTTGGGGCTTGATGGCCGATGTACCTGCGGGTACGTACATGCCTGCCACACCTGTGAACGGCAATGGCAGCTTTGTGCACAACATCACCTCGCCCGACGGACCCGCTTGGTACACCGGCGCCACCTACGACCGCATCAACGGCGATGCGCGCTTGCTGGACGCCGACCATGCCGAGAACTTAGAACGCTTGCAGGCTTTAGAGCCAGACACCGCTGCCGCACTCGCCCCCTTGTTTGCCACCGTGGGCACAGACGCCCCACGCGTACACGGTTGGGCCGGTGTGCGCTGCGGCGTGCACGACCGCTTGCCCATGACAGGACGCGTGCCCAACACACCCGAGGGCTTGTACATGAATGCGGCCATGGGCTCGCGCGGTTTGACACTGGGTTTGCTGTGCAGTGAACTGCTGGCTACACAATGGCATGGCGAGCCTTTGCCCATCGAAGCACGATTGGCCAAGTTTTTAGATGCCACGCGGTTCAATAAATGA
- a CDS encoding rhodanese homology domain-containing protein has product MSGYSNAKTDEPKEFPLTAGEFPSAAFAQIRETLLQRQEIAILDVREEDPFAQCHPLFAANLPLGRIEADAWTRIPRLDTFIVVYGTAFNGDDLALPAARTLKRMGYTNVHLLAGGLQGWQDAGGEVFRDVNVPSKSFGELVESKRHTPSLSAQEVKALIDAKANVVVMDARRFDEYQTMSIPSGISVPGAELVLRARALAPNATTRIIVNCAGRTRSIIGTQSLINSGIPNPVSALRNGTIGWTLAGQELVKGASDHFPEVDDATRAKAAASAFAVAMRAGVKRVRLDELNTWLADPTRTTYFFDVRTPEEYAAGHVAGARSAPGGQLVQETDHQAAVRGARIVLCDTDGTRAHMSASWLAQMGWEVYVVSGLTAEDFTHTDTPPLPLPDTQGQVTSVNVEQVKAWLADRNSHTVVLDFSTSAQYIQGHIHSAWWVLRTQLKESLAAAHKGYRYVLTCQNGSVSRFAVADVQALAKAGVDVVWLEGGNAAWVAAGGKLQTGDHQIAVERVDRYRRPYEGTNNPVEAMQGYLDWEFGLVEQLARDGTHHFRVI; this is encoded by the coding sequence AAGAAATCGCCATCCTCGACGTGCGCGAGGAAGACCCATTCGCCCAATGCCACCCCCTGTTTGCAGCCAACTTGCCATTGGGCCGTATCGAAGCCGATGCTTGGACGCGCATCCCTCGCTTGGACACCTTCATCGTGGTGTACGGCACTGCGTTCAATGGCGACGACCTCGCCCTGCCCGCAGCCCGCACCTTGAAACGCATGGGCTACACCAACGTGCATCTGCTTGCCGGTGGCCTCCAAGGCTGGCAAGACGCAGGCGGCGAAGTGTTCCGCGATGTCAACGTGCCCAGCAAATCGTTTGGTGAGTTGGTCGAATCCAAGCGTCACACGCCGTCGCTCTCCGCGCAAGAAGTCAAAGCCCTCATCGATGCCAAAGCCAATGTGGTGGTGATGGACGCACGCCGTTTTGACGAGTACCAAACCATGAGCATTCCCAGCGGCATCAGCGTGCCTGGGGCTGAGCTGGTGTTACGTGCCCGCGCACTCGCGCCCAATGCCACCACGCGCATCATCGTGAACTGTGCGGGCCGCACGCGCAGCATCATTGGTACGCAGTCGCTCATCAACTCAGGCATTCCCAACCCCGTGAGCGCCCTGCGCAACGGCACGATTGGTTGGACCTTGGCAGGCCAAGAGCTGGTCAAAGGTGCGAGCGATCATTTCCCCGAGGTGGACGACGCCACCCGAGCCAAAGCCGCTGCCAGCGCATTTGCGGTGGCCATGCGCGCTGGTGTGAAACGCGTGCGTTTGGATGAGCTCAACACATGGTTGGCCGACCCCACACGGACCACGTATTTCTTTGATGTGCGCACACCCGAAGAATACGCAGCGGGCCATGTGGCCGGTGCACGCAGCGCCCCCGGCGGCCAGCTGGTGCAAGAGACCGACCACCAAGCTGCCGTGCGTGGCGCACGCATCGTGCTGTGCGACACCGATGGCACACGCGCCCACATGTCGGCCTCGTGGCTAGCCCAAATGGGTTGGGAGGTGTATGTGGTGTCAGGCCTCACGGCCGAAGACTTCACACACACCGACACACCGCCGTTGCCATTGCCAGATACACAAGGTCAAGTCACATCCGTCAACGTTGAACAAGTCAAAGCTTGGCTGGCCGACCGCAACAGCCACACCGTGGTGCTGGACTTCAGCACCAGCGCCCAATACATCCAAGGCCACATCCACAGCGCGTGGTGGGTGCTGCGCACGCAGCTCAAAGAATCGCTCGCGGCCGCTCACAAAGGCTACCGCTATGTGCTGACCTGCCAAAACGGCAGCGTGTCACGCTTTGCCGTGGCCGATGTCCAAGCGCTGGCCAAAGCAGGCGTGGACGTGGTGTGGCTGGAAGGCGGCAACGCCGCTTGGGTGGCCGCCGGTGGCAAGCTGCAAACAGGCGACCACCAAATCGCCGTTGAGCGCGTGGACCGCTACCGCCGCCCCTACGAGGGCACCAACAACCCCGTGGAAGCCATGCAGGGCTACCTCGACTGGGAGTTTGGTTTGGTTGAGCAGCTCGCCCGCGATGGCACACACCATTTCAGGGTGATTTAA